The Caloenas nicobarica isolate bCalNic1 chromosome Z, bCalNic1.hap1, whole genome shotgun sequence region AGCAAAGGCAGGCATTTTGACGGCCAcctttaggtttttttgtaagAACCTCATTTTTGCAGCTGTCTGAAGCATGTAGCCTCTGACTACAGCTGCTAAATACAAGCACTCAAGAGACTGGTAAACAAGTAGTTTAAACCAGTTTTCCTGACCTcacctgtttctttttcagggCTACTCAATGTGAAAGACAATACTTTCTGCGCTCTCCATTGTGCTTGTTGGTAGGTGATAAAGCACGAGTTGTCAAAGAGGCCTTGGAGGCAATGTCTTTTCAATACATTCATAATTCCTCAGGGGAGCCCACACTGCAGCACTCTTCATCGCTCTTCATGTTGAAAAGCACAGGCTATGAATGCTCTCTTCCTAGGATTAAAGACTGCAGCAACAGGCAGTGAGTTAATGAGTTTTATTAAGGATCGTATCAGAATGAGCTAGCAGTAGTTTGATGTTGCTTAATGCTACTATGCTTAATGCTGTTTCACTAGTAGGGTGTATTGCTCAGtatttttcctccagctgtATTTTAGTAACATTGGCTTTGAATCTAGGGCTTTTGACTAAATCTACTGTGATTTGAATAGTAGGTTATAACAAAACTTACTATGTTAGTCACATAACTTTAAATCATATAGGATTTTATACAGAAAAGCCTAACTGACAATCTTGCAGTCATTTGCTATGAATTTAAGCCAAGTCAGAGCTTAGGTTTGTCTGTTCATCATAGCTAAAAAACTACTTTATTCAGAACAGTAcatgtggaagaaaataaataatttaaatacaaCCAATCTGAAGTAACTATCCACCTTCTTACTGTTTGTATTATAAAGAAGAACAGAcaacagcagaacaaaaaaatgaaattccatTTGTTATCTGTAGGATCTTGCAAGATAGGTACGTCCAGTGTACTATCTCAACGTAAGTATTTTGTATTCTTTACTTTCCTAAAATAAGGTAAAGATGATTGTACTGTTTCTCTCCCTTGCACTAAATTTTTTGTCTGTTGGCCAATAGCAATCAAAATTTATAGAGGGCAGAGGATATTTGATGAAAACCAGTGGCTAAATAAAAAAGATACCCTTTAACAATACTTTGATAGCCTTGAATACCTTGAATGAAAGGCTTATTCACATGTTAAATGTCAGGCAATCTACACAGCAGATCAGATGTAGGACAGAAATGCACAGACTTCATTAGCCTTTTTTCAGAGACTTCATTTCAAATTCATGCAATTCACTGCTGCAAGATGGACTTCGTTTTTGAAAGCTGACCaaacacaaatttaaaatatttcttaagttTGCTTAGAACCAGACAGGATTCCGCGAGAAACATGAAATACTGCTGCATGCATATGATTGGTGACTAAGTACCAGTGTTATACAGCTATCTTCATCAGATGACCGTGGGTTTTAGAAAGCAGTTCTTCTTTAAGAAAACAgttcaaaaaaaaggaaatccaaTCATTTTTGTATAATGAATCCCAAGACTGATAAAGCAACTAAATAataatacagaaattatttaatttgtgTATGTCCACATAAGTGCTTTCCTCTCCtacttttaaaagcagtgaTACGCAGCTGTAGTcataaaataacttcaaaaccTTTAGGAAGGTGCTATAAGAATCAGTTTTCCCTGTTGTAAGGAAGGGTCCAGAAAAGTTAGATCATTCATCCAAGGAATGAAGGGCCCAAACTGGACTCCCGAGATTGGCTTTGCTTGTTTCTCAACAATACTCATGTATCCTATCAAAACCAGATTAACAAGGAAAGTGTGGGGCAGGTAGTTGTGGCTCACATGCACTTTTTGGATTCTAAATGAGACATATCCATAATAAGAACACAAAGGATTTAATTTTGACATCCTAATCATGACTTACCTCTCACTTTCCCAGAAGAATCCTGCTCTGAGTGACACTGATTCAGGATACATGGCTATCAGAcattacaacagaaaaaacaacaggaTTAAGGTAGTAAGAGTAGTGCCCTCAGGTCAGAACACGCTCCCTCTGCAGttattcttcttctcttccccagaGATTCATGAAACCAAAGACAGTTGCTGTCATATATTAAAGTAAGTCTTGTAGCTGAAGCCAGTTGAACACAAATGACAGAAAGGAGCAGGATGTTTtagcagttttatttatttatttatagctgTCAGTACAACTGGTATGATGATTACAGGTAACTTGGGCTATAAGTAGACCCTGTCAAAAGTAagctttcctgctttcttttattgttttctgaaggaaatcATACAGTTCAACCACTCTGTAGCTAGATAGCTATGTGACAGATAGACTGGGCTTGGGACATGCATGCATTTTGATTAATACACTGGCAGTAGAATAAATAACTCTGTAACAAAGAATTAGCatattcaaaagaaaagcatatattaatcaagaaaaaagcaaagctaacAGTTTAAAACAAAGGCAGTAAAGGTGACTAACCCTTAACTTCTTGACAATCTTTGGCACATTATATAGTCCATTTAACTCCACTTCCGGGCTTGGCATTATACTGTCCTGCTTAGAGCCTGTTGCTTTTCCCTTATAAATTTGGTAACTTTCACTGCTACTCGCTGTGTAACATTGAGTTAAACTTGTCCCATTTCTGTGACTTTTTAGTGTGGAGTCTTGCAACGGATTAACATTACTGATCTAAGTTTAacctttgggagaaaaaaaaaatcgctaGGATGGAGTAATAAACAGGTATCCCATTATCTCCTAAAGCTGCAATCTGGTTCATTATTTTGCTTAGCCTGCTTACTTCCTTTAACGCCATCTTTTGATCCAACACCATAGCCAGCAATCTatcacaaacacacaaatactAATTCCTAATTCACAGTGGATAGGATTACGGTATTTCCTAATTTTCTAGGATTTGTAAATAAAACTGCTGAATGGACTGTTAAAACTGCTCTCttgtaaaaatgtctttcataGAATTAAAAGGTGCATTAAAAGGCACAAGTGGATAcctaaaaataccaaaacaagCTGTttaattgattttctttcttggaagATGACAGagattaaaacataaaaaggcTGTTACAGCTTCTTCAAAATTAAAGCAAGGTGGACTTCAGTACCTGGAGGAAAGGTCGTAGATGATCTGTtactcaaagcaaaacaagtggGGATACATACATTCTAAGAGCAGTACATACTACAGCATCAAGTGGTGAGAGTTTACGTTATAGGACAGGCCAAAAACGTGAGGTGTTCTTGGGCTGCGTTTTGTGAGCTCACAGAACATGGGTAGCACCACAGGCTGAGTTGAGGGATGCCTTCCAAGCAATTAAAATCACTGCCTTAAATCCTAAACAGCCAAAGTGTAGACCAAGCTATTATAACCCAACAAGCTATTAAAACCCATTTTATCACACTGCACACTAAAATGCATAACATTTGAAATCTGTTACAGACTGTATGCATTGTTAACATGCAGATGACTGAAACAATTACAGAAATGATTGAATCCAGAAGTGAATGCACTTTCAGAAATCAATCTTACACAGCTATAGAAACTGTGCTATTAATTTCATCTAAATTGAGATGCTTTTATTATATATTCGCTcattttactgtaaaaatattctaattttaGTCAAGTAGTCTTTAAAAGCAGATTCGGAGCATTACCTCTGGctagaatttaatttttaactcaACAAATCGTCAGTGCAGACTTAGGCTTAATTCATTATTGGATGCTTTTtgagcatttgtttttctttccacaatTAGACTAATGCTAGAAGAGTTTCCacccaaaatgcaaaataatctgtttttaaaggagATTTCCAATAcagaaagatgcatttttttgcCAAGTGTAACATCAGAACACTAAAATATACTAAAATTATATTCTCAGTATATAGCATGCTAGAGCAAAGGCAtgcaaaaaaatccctcagTTTTTCAGTACTTGTAAGGCCTCTTGGATCTACCCATTACAAAAACATCGATTAATAATTTTGCTTGCTGTTAGTCTAAGTTAATATTCATCTTAGTAGTGAAACTCTGGTTTCATGTAAACAAATTATCCTGAGTTTCAGAATGTTAAACAAGCATTAAAAAGATTCAGGAAATAGCTacataatttgttttctctttttgagaAATTATCTCTGCTCATACTTTAATACAGTTTTTCCTAAGAGTAAAACACAGTTAGTAAGTGACGTGTTTACTTCTGAACCTACTTCTGATAAAAGTTGTTTATTCCAGAATTTTAAGCGGAGATGGTGAGTTGACTGCCTaaagaacagcaaataaaagtgtcttatttttcaaagaagttGACTGTCTATGCCTGACTTGAAATTGAGCTATGCATccttaaatatatttgaaaattatgaCCATATTTATACAAATTTGTAACTActaattaacttatttttttgttatcatGAGTTTGGTCAGTACCAGACATTTTTACTACAGGTGAAAGTTATTTCAGACTCTAAATAGACAgtggaaattaaatatttcattctaaacaagaaaaatacagtaacaaTTTTCAAGAGATACatacaatattaaaataattgctttagaaagtactgatttaaaaaaaaaaattctattttgaTTCTATAAAAGCTCagaattttctaaaatttttagTGATTCATTTATGCCCCAAACCAATATTACAATCACATTTCAGATACTAAGTTTCAATAACATCCTCCTATTTTTCTATGAAGAACTTGCTACGAgatcttctgattttctccagGTCTTCATAAGTGAGTGGTCCTTTCGGCAATTCTAGCAAAGTGCTCTGTGTGTCCAATATGTTCTCTGcttcaccttaaaaaaataaagaaattaaataaatttcctCACCCTTACtgtaagaaagcaaagcaagttAAAAAACAAGATTAAGCTGTCCTTGTTTGGGCCAGAACAACAAAATACCAGGTCACAGCTATGTATTTTACAAATCAACTGATGCTAGTGTAGCATTAAAGTTGTCTTTAAGGAATTTTGTACTGTTGGGATAAATCCACACAGAAGTGTTTCATGGAAGTGTTTGGTCTTAACTGAGTATCTGCCTCAGGCTACGTTTGTTTGAAAGAGCTTCAGCCAAAACGACCAATTGTGCTGTTCTTGCCATTTCTGTTAGCCACTTCCTCCTAAAAACTACATGGAGTTACAGGAATTTATTACACACATGCTTTGGAATGGAGTCATGACATACAGCAAGGACATAGCATCACCATGTACTTTGTACCAACCTCATACATACAATTTCTCTTCTTGTCTCAGGCCTAGGCTGAAAGATATCAGGCTACAGGCAGAAAATGGGTAGCACAGGACTTGAAGAAACACGGGTCAAAGTAGATTGCTCACAAAACGATTTGCTAAGACAGTTACCTAAACATTCAGCCTTAACAGCATaacacagaaaagctgtagGGTGCAGAATGCTCTGGGTAAGGCTGGAATGAAAACATCTAGGATAAAGAATCCAAAAACCAAAGATACAGACTGAACATCATGTGTAAGCTGTGGTGGTCTGATTGTGATATAAGAAAGGATGAAGATTAGGCAaagaatgtgtttgttttggctgATGCCATTTGGTACAATGCCAACAATCTTTTTTACCTTTGACTTAACTCCTAGCTCGAGGATCACTAGGGTAGTGATTTGAAGCTGTATTTATGTCCAACAAATATGACTGAATATTGTAATGCAGTCAAGATTGAGGTCATTCTTTAAAACAGGTCTGAATGCTCAAATCCCCAGCTGCAATTTTGGTAGTATTACAGTGTTTGGGATCTCCACACCTCAGTAATATGCAACAGGACAACACTGGTTACCATACTGAGTAACTGGTAATAACACACTCTCAGTCACTCGCATATAGCATCTGATTATGGAACAGCAAGAGATCTTAGCTGACAGAGATGTTACACAGTCAAATCTCTATGCCTGTCACTCACACGCACGAGAGCAGACTGCCTAGTCACCATCCTTCTCACATGGCTCTGGATACAAGCGGTGAGCTATTCAAATCTTGGAAAAGGTAGCCAGAGTTTCATTGCACAGTGGAGAAGTTCTATGCAGTTGGAGGCTGGCTGTGTAATCCCCTTTCTCCTCTAATCGTTTGGCTGAAAAACACCAGCAACGTGTACCTGGACTGGGAggcaaagcagaacagcaggGCGAAGAACACAGATAGCAGGTCCATGATTGATTTCTCATGTTCTCAGCCACTCAGAGAAGATAGCACACCTGAGGGCTGTTCTGTAACTCTGCTGTCCCCAAAAGATTCAGTTCTGATACATGGCCCTGGCACACTTATGGCTTTTCAATAGCACAAGCAGAACTCAAACCAGGTATTTCCCCGCTATGTACTCAACTTTTGCTTGAATTAGCACATactatgaaaaaggaaaaaaacccttcagttTCATAAGCAAGTTATGAGAAAATTTTTGGACAACTAGGatagagacagaagaaaaacttaaCTGTAAGCAAGATGAGAGACAAAATGCCCGATGAAAGAGAAATAGAGAAACCTTCCAGGGGTATAAACGGATTCCAAATAATGAAGGACAGCAGATGCAGGGCTATTTGATCAAGGTGGTTCAGATACAAGGAAGATTGTGCAGCACGGAAATAATTGCAGATTAGCTTAGGAGGGGGAATTGGCTGTGAGGCTAAACATAGGCACACCCTGGAGGAAAGAGACCAGTTAAAGAGGAACAATAAAGAGAATGGTGTACACATTATTACACCACAGAGATGAAGCATGGGATGCACCAAAAGAATACACAGGCAAGCAGAGAATTGGCTGAGAAAGCAGTCTGGGAGTGGACACAGGGATCAGATGAGTAATAAGAACAAGCACTGTGGCTGCAGGTTAATTGTGTCATAAAACCTTCTCTCCAActacttaattttaattttaaaataaaaatgacctCCTGAACCTGATTTCCACATAATTATGAACCTTCTTCTGATTTCCAGCCCAGAGTCATTCAAGCTAAtccatttccttttattctaGTGCTGATACTAGTAATTAgtttaatttccttctcttaCTTTCCTTTATCCTATCCTGTAAGTAGGATTTGTAGACCCAAATCTCTCATGTCTTTTTATAAGGTCAAACAAACTAATCACTTTGCTTCCTTTCGCAAGGCAGCTTGGCATTCCCTGATAATTTTAACTCCTAAGTAATTCTAGATTCCTTATACAAAAGTGATCCAAATTATGTATAAATTTCCAAGGAAGATATTACTGTTCTCCTGCATCAATACCTCCCTATTTGTACTCTCTATTTGTACTAAGTTTGTAGAAtatccatccctggagatattcagaagCCACCTGGACATTTTCATGGGCAATTGGCTTTAGGCGATCCTGCTTGCGCAGGGCTATTAGACCAGAGAACCTCCAGAAGTcccatccaacctcaaccatgCTGTGATACCAGAAAACCTCACTTGATCTTTCTAGACTTCATTTGACTCTCATAATTTTCATCACACTATTGGATCATATTCATTCTGTGATCACCTAATACGTTCAGGTTTGCTCCCTTTTTCTATCGCTTTCCAGCGGCTGAACTCTGATGGTAGAAAACCCTGTTAGTCTCTAGCTTCTCACTGACCTTCTTATCAAATTGAATCCTATTTTACTATCTCAGTTTTTAAGTCATCAGTTCATCTTGTACTGCAGTTCATTACTTCTCTGTTGATGACACCAATCAAGTTTGTCATCCACAGATTTGATTAGCATAGTCTACTCAGtttcaaatacaaaacaaatgcagatCCAGACCAAATCTTGAAGAACATTGCTAATAACCCTGCTAAAGCCTAGCCTTCCTCTTTAGGTACAAACCTTTGACATCTTCTATTTACTCCAATGCTTACCTGTCTACTAATTTCCATGTCCTTCATGCTAACTTAATCTTCATGTGATACCACACTAAATGCTTTCATAGTAGATCTACCacatttcttttggaaaagagaaatgatCTTCCTGCAAAAGACAGAGTTAGTTTGGCATGTTTCATCTTATTGTCCATTTGGCTCCATAGCTTCGTTTCTCCAAAACCTTTTCACAAGCCTTGCATATTGCTGAAGTTGCTCTAGTGGATCTAAAGTTATGAAGACGACTTTTCCCATTTGGAAAGCAATAGGATACCACACTGCAGCTCTTCAACCTATACAGGACCACATCGTCCTCAGTAAACACATTACATACTCTTGCCATGAGGTTTGCATTACCATATACTCACTCTTTCAAAATTCTGGAACAAAAATTacctcactttaaaaaaatattaacaaatccTAAATTCCAAGTGTTTCTTCTGCATTGCTGTACTAATCTCACCCagtttttctccctgtccttaGCTGCTTCTTCATATTAAAATCCCAATAAATGTATTTAGTGGGGTTTTGGAAACGTTCACAAATATACACTGTTGCATCATCTAAATGTATTTGCACCTCTATGCAGCAGAAAATATGTCAGAGTTTGTCTAATtaatttgtcattatttttaacaaagtaCACAGAGTTAGGAAAGCTAGCTCTTGGGTCTGGAGGCTAAGACCAAGAGCTgaaacaaatttttattttgtttcagtatGTTTATGTCAGTAGCACACAGGAAAATCAAGCTAGTTAACTAAGATGATTTGTGAAAGTGACAAGCCATGGCCTAATGCTGTCTTCACATACAGTGAACACTCTCCTAGCATGTTTCCTTCACTAGGAATCAGATCTAACATAAATGCACCTCTGTAATCCTCAACACCCATCACTTAATCAGATCCGCCATTGACAACTATGAGGCAAGACCTTTCTGGGGCTcacctttgttttttccatcttaGTAGAGCACTGTGGCAAGATGATCAGCTGATGACTGTTTGGTCACGAAGGTATAAGGGCATGATTCCTGTCTCTATCCCTTTATCTGCTGTTATAATCCCTAGCCCTTGCCAAAACAGCAGCATCAGAGTGGAATATGGAAGGAAATAACTAGATCTGTAATTTCTCCCAAATACGCAATGCTCACTTCAGCTGTATTTATAGCCTTAGaattcatgtttttttaaaacaagaagaGAAATTAATAAACAGTCTTAACCGGAGGGGAAGGCTGTAAAAATAGAGTACTCTTGACTGGGAAAGTATCTGGTTGTAACAGAGAAGTAAGAAATGAAagagtaagatttttttccagaaaaaaaaagagaaaaatctattgCAAGTTTTCTCCCAGTCATTTGAAAAAGGGGTTATCTGAAATATTAAGCTTGGTTCTATGTGTGAACCAGACAGACTTACATACACATACCTTTTATCCTTTGCAACAGTGTCCCATAGCCCATATCATATTGATAGGCAAAGATAAAGCTTAAGGGAACTATTGGCAGTAAAACTCCTGGGTTCTTCTTCTTTATTGctctgtttgggaaaaaaaaaaagaaaaaaaaaaaagaaaaaaaaattatttaggaCATTCAGCACATCAGCACTGTTAGTTTAGCTTGACCTTGACTGTCTGGGACTTGTGTATCCTTCTACACTCTCTAATGAAAGAAGAGCAAGTCTTAGATTTCCTCAGAAGAATTAATCTTCTGGTTGCCTTTTTGCTTAACTGTCAACCCAAGGGtattaaaaaatgcttcaaGTGAGTTTTGAACATATCTAACAAAAATGGGATTATCTAAGCTGCGTAGCATGCATGTGCACATGTATATATATCCATCCAGCCATATGCAACATGTAGCAATCAAGATATAATGTTCAGTTCCAAATGCATCTGAGtccacagaaaacacacaatGCATAAGGTGCATTTAATCTGTACTATGtaaacaaacccacaaatatTTCCTTCATTCCCTCTAATCATGTaattgcacaagaaaaa contains the following coding sequences:
- the PLGRKT gene encoding plasminogen receptor (KT), translated to MGFVFSKSVNDSLKAQQEFMLMNSRLQLERQLLMQNQMRERQTAMQIAWTREFLKYFGTFFGLAAVGLTAGAIKKKNPGVLLPIVPLSFIFAYQYDMGYGTLLQRIKGEAENILDTQSTLLELPKGPLTYEDLEKIRRSRSKFFIEK